tatgtaatatgcagggttttaatttgtttttagtgggaagaataggaaaaaatacatctactccatcttcctggaagccagAGTCAGAATTCATTTTGAACATGTTAATTTGAATGACAGACGTCTAAGAGGAGATATCAGGTAGGCAGCTGGACTTATGAGCCTAGAGTTCTGGTAGTACATGGAAGTTCTCTTCTGAtggcttcatttttctcagaGAAGTTAGGAAGTGATGTTAGCCTTTAAAAATGAGGACAACAGAGAAGGTGTTAGAAGTTTGAGGACAGAGGAAATGTGAATGGTCTGCTAAGGGAGTAGAAGGGTGAACGGACTAGGAAAATACAGTATAATTGCTGACAGCATTACATGTATATCTCAATTTTGGGcattgaatttaaaatgaaatgaaaaagttaaaatgaaataaattggagtaaaaaatgaaatattcatcAGATAACAATTGCCTTGCCAGATAGTAACAACTTAAACAGCATAAGAGACCTACTGCATTACATAGCCTGCcactgtaagaaaaagaaaagaaagaatagagaggGGTTTGACTTTAGGTCACAGTGGCAAAGTTCACACAGAGCTTGTACCCTCTGTTTTCATTTCACAGAGGTTTGACTTCAGTACCCAGACTCTACCCCAACCCCAGAACAGAAAGACAGGTGGCTGATCCTAGCTTAGTGGAAAATTTAGGTATATGTGCTTCTAGCTTGGTGGAGATAAATTTGAAGATTTCagtttaatattctttatttacttattttagctCTATCACAGGCTGATTCGCCGAGCCAGACTGCACTCAAGTCACATGTTTCTACTCCAAATGTGGATGCtttaacaaatgaaaaccaaaccaaacttgtTTCCCAAATCAATGCCACTCTCCCTCGCACAACTAGTACAGAAAAAAGTGGAGTGGCATCTCTGTCCCCTCATCCCTCGCCTACTACTTCTCTGTCCCAAGAGGAAGCTGATAACAATGAAGATCCTAGCATAGAGGAGGAGGATCTTCTTACACTGAATAGTTCTCCGTCCACTGCCAAAGACACTCTGGACAATGGAGATTATGGAGAACCAGACTACGACTGGACTACCAGCCCCCGGGACGATGAGTCCAATGAGGCCTTGGAAGAAAACAGGAGCTATATGGAAATTGAACAGTCAGTGAGACCTTTTAAGACCCCACCCTCAAATATAGAAGAGGAAGATagccatttctttttccatcttattatttttgctttttgtattgCTGTTGTTTATATTACATATCACAACAAAAGGAAGGTAAGTTTGGGATTTTTCACCCCCTCTAGTTGCCCTCTATAATCTCAGTCATATTTCTTATTAATACTTCTGCTGAttcagagttttttcttttttggtcaggTTTCTGTTGATGGTAAAATATCAAGATGTCTCATATCAGTTTATAAGTTTGTGGTgtattttaacaaatgaaaaacagaatgccTTACTACATGTGCTTCTgaaaaaagaagccaaaatatttttattgagcaaAACCATAgcccagtgatttttttaaaaaaaggttttgtaTCTTAACTTAGCATTGCTACTTCACTGGGAGTGCTTGTGGAGAGAGATTGTTAATTTAAGACTTCTAATTTATTAAGCACTGAACTTTATGACATTTTGATAACTTTTTCCCCTGGTTGTTAAAGTATTACATGTCTTTTTTAGGGACACAGAAAagtgtagaaaagaaaatataagctaCTACCCAAAGCTgagcattattaacattttggtatatttctggTCTGTAAATGTGTGTATAGTTcagacatatatgtgtatgttaacttttaaatgaatttgatTATTTCGTATAGAGTTTTGTATCTTCCCTTTTACCTAACAAATCATGAGCATTTTTCATAtcattaatattctttaaaaacatgatttaatAGCTACATAATTTATTTGGCTATTTTCCTGCTGAGTATTTAGATGGTTTTCAGTTTTTGGTTCAGAAATAATATTGTGATGAACACTGCTATACTGGAATTGGTGTGTTGGACTACATGAGGCAGAGGAGGCATAAATAGGACTGGATGGATAATTTAGTGTGAAGGTTCATCTGGGCACTGTGTAGTCCCAGAGCTAAATAGTTAAGCTTTTTAAACATTCAAAGGGAGATCAAGcacaatgtccttttttttttttttttttttttttttgcggtacgcaggcctctcactgttgcctctcccgttgcagatggagcacaggctccggacgcgcaggctcagcggccgtggctcatgggcctagccgctccgcggcatgtgggatcttcccggaccggggcacaaacctgtgtcccctgcatcggcaggcggactctcaaccactgtgccaccagggaagccccacaatgtCCTTTTTAATACTTATTGGCCAGGAATTCTCAGTCTTGACTTTGTTGTAACTTGCTTTGTTATTCCTGGCAGCCACCTTCCCCTTTGGGACCTTGATTTTCTCACTTGCGAAATGATAGAACTGGACCAGAGAATTTCACAATGCCTTCCAGCTTTGAGAATCAGTGATTCTAATATTTTGCTTGTTGTTTTGActcagaaaacaagcaaacaaaccctTTGGTTATTTGTGGTTTAGTGGTCTGTCACtagctctgtaaatatttgtaggTGGACAAAATTTTGAATG
This genomic interval from Phocoena sinus isolate mPhoSin1 chromosome 3, mPhoSin1.pri, whole genome shotgun sequence contains the following:
- the C3H5orf15 gene encoding keratinocyte-associated transmembrane protein 2, coding for MAAATLRRMRSAQQAKLRPRPAIQVPGGLALPLVLALLLASSALSQADSPSQTALKSHVSTPNVDALTNENQTKLVSQINATLPRTTSTEKSGVASLSPHPSPTTSLSQEEADNNEDPSIEEEDLLTLNSSPSTAKDTLDNGDYGEPDYDWTTSPRDDESNEALEENRSYMEIEQSVRPFKTPPSNIEEEDSHFFFHLIIFAFCIAVVYITYHNKRKIFLLVQSRKWRDGLCSKTVEYHRLDQNVNEAMPSLKITNDYIF